A DNA window from Anastrepha ludens isolate Willacy chromosome 6, idAnaLude1.1, whole genome shotgun sequence contains the following coding sequences:
- the LOC128865981 gene encoding nose resistant to fluoxetine protein 6-like: MSNRSARKVIEAKYFDKTNKGVSLTASSLQFKSKFSSAEVDGQLPWDFLQAAIHFLQQKIVRSGVIRNTPTSPFSSMYKKWLIWSCFICLRFIVDAQHNSSRYYVNHNSSSDSSAHPYNNLNSSDDTYRDAIDISRSLNSSRYAYDDEYEDDLDFVISDKDFGVYEYLRHTSIIFGLTSVANDSNVNLACHRQMRQIQHGILRKEPWAMKVLDASATKPSGFVFGQNFWLGSREACGAVQSPVAITLSKNYQRIMHFALITERAPFDVDYRVVYLRHHSPWQVEIKMMSEEIIHVGLCLPTTCTSHEIEEMSRAYLERSLFVENDIYDIRPQVVYVKDLKLNASFFEKRTFKMMSVFLAFTSLMLLVAAFLRVKPLMDSKQESSLMVAKTNENDISQELLATDANNDAAQTAGKAAAGYSSLPDLRGFVKCFDLVENYDKMFTLKECTTREIPVINGLRSVCAMWIVLFHVTWYMYFTVNNKAFLISYAERVFFQYVSSAPLLVDVFFTISGFLQTYNFLRNTRQMETIRTNSLMQNVKQFFKLLFHRYLRLGPLYLVIMGTVDLFYAYIADVSVYHISERFDEKCTQYWWRNLLFIQNLFSHNDMCLNWTWSLACEMQYFVLATILLFTYAKNPRLVKGFTSAIFVGTIFWSYSIGLGAKFQLSFDSAFATGTEVYISPFVRILPYVQGAATAWYLLERQSPIEMSEMKEKCIWNLAILVFFSCIYSTIKRDMSVLSAISLFIIGRLLFSLSVCWMIVGSATGHGVWWSRILEAKVFQHINRVSYAIYLLNPFVIAFFFSLTNASTHADPLMLCVLTSGFVVIIYLASVVFSLAFEMPYCNWSSLMIKRGSKKKRL, encoded by the exons GCAGCAGAAAATAGTGCGCTCTGGCGTCATTCGTAATACACCAACATCTCCGTTCAGCAGCATGTACAAAAAGTGGTTAATTTGGTCCTGTTTCATCTGCTTGCGGTTCATTGTTGATGCTCAGCACAATAGCTCGCGTTACTATGTAAATCACAACAGTTCGAGCGATTCATCAGCGCATCCCTACAACAACTTGAACTCAAGCGACGATACATATCGAGATGCTATAGACATCTCTCGGTCGTTGAACTCCAGCCGTTATGCTTACGATGATGAGTATGAGGACGATTTGGATTTTGTGATAAGCGATAAGGACTTTGGGGTGTATGAGTACTTGAGACATACCTCAATCATTTTTGGCTTGACCAGTGTGGCGAATGACAGCAATGTGAATTTGGCTTGCCATCGGCAAATGAGACAAATTCAACATGGAATTCTGCGGAAGGAGCCCTGGGCGATGAAAG TCCTGGACGCTTCCGCCACCAAACCATCAGGTTTCGTCTTTGGCCAGAATTTTTGGTTGGGCAGCCGCGAGGCTTGCGGTGCTGTCCAAAGTCCAGTCGCCATCACACTCTCGAAGAACTATCAACGCATCATGCACTTTGCCCTCATCACCGAACGGGCACCATTCGATGTGGACTATCGTGTAGTCTATTTGCGTCATCACTCACCTTGGCAGGTGGAGATCAAAATGATGTCAGAGGAAATCATACACGTTGGACTTTGCCTGCCCACCACCTGCACATCGCATGAAATCGAAGAAATGTCGAGAGCATATTTGGAACGTAGCTTATTTGTGGAGAATGACATTTACGATATACGACCGCAAGTGGTTTACGTGAAAGATTTGAAATTGAATGCTAGTTTTTTCGAGAAACGCACATTTAAGATGATGTCTGTGTTTCTAGCATTCACGAGCCTAATGCTTTTGGTAGCAGCTTTCTTGCGCGTAAAACCGTTGATGGATTCTAAGCAGGAAAGCAGTTTGATGGTGGCCAAGACAAACGAGAATGATATTTCGCAAGAGCTGCTAGCCACTGATGCCAATAATGATGCTGCTCAAACTGCGGGTAAGGCTGCGGCTGGCTACAGTTCGCTGCCCGACTTGCGTGGTTTCGTTAAATGCTTTGACTTGGTGGAAAATTATGATAAAATGTTTACGCTGAAAGAATGTACGACGCGTGAAATTCCAGTCATAAATGGTTTGCGTTCGGTTTGTGCGATGTGGATTGTGCTCTTCCATGTGACGTGGTACATGTACTTTACGGTGAACAATAAGGCCTTCCTGATTTCCTACGCCGAGCGAGTTTTCTTTCAATATGTCAGCTCGGCGCCGCTCTTGGTGGATGTCTTCTTCACTATAAG TGGTTTCCTGCAAACCTATAACTTCTTGCGAAATACCAGGCAGATGGAAACGATACGCACGAATAGCCTAATGCAGAACGTCAAACAATTCTTCAAATTGCTGTTCCATCGCTATCTCAG GCTAGGCCCCCTGTACTTGGTCATAATGGGCACCGTGGACCTATTCTATGCCTATATAGCCGACGTGTCTGTCTATCACATCAGCGAACGCTTCGACGAGAAATGCACACAATATTGGTGGCGTAATTTGCTCTTCATACAGAATCTGTTTAGTCACAACGACATGTGCCTCAACTGGACTTGGTCGCTGGCGTGCGAaatgcaatattttgttttggccACAATACTACTCTTCACCTACGCCAA AAATCCACGTTTGGTTAAAGGTTTTACGTCTGCTATTTTTGTTGGCACAATTTTCTGGAGTTATTCAATTGGCTTGGGTGCAAAATTTCAGTTGTCCTTTGACTCTGCTTTTGCCACGGGCACTGAGGTCTACATTAGTCCCTTCGTGCGCATTTTACCTTACGTACAGGGTGCTGCAACGGCGTGGTATCTGCTGGAACGACAGTCACCAATCGAAATGAGTGAGATGAAGGAAAAGTGTATTTGGAATTTGGCCATTTTGGTGTTCTTCTCCTGCATTTATTCGACCATCAAACGGGATATGTCAGTGCTGTCAGCGATTTCGCTCTTCATCATCGGGCGTCTACTCTTCTCGCTGAGCGTTTGCTGGATGATTGTGGGTAGCGCGACCGGGCATGGGGTTTGGTGGTCGCGCATTTTAGAGGCGAAGGTGTTTCAGCACATCAATCGGGTGTCGTATGCCATTTATTTGCTGAATCCATTTGTGATAGCATTCTTCTTTAGCTTGACGAATGCGAGCACGCATGCCGATCCGTTGATGTTG TGCGTGCTCACATCCGGTTTTGTGGTGATTATATACCTGGCCTCTGTCGTTTTCTCGCTGGCCTTCGAAATGCCCTACTGTAATTGGTCCAGTTTGATGATTAAGCGGGGCAGTAAGAAGAAACGCCTATAA